In the Gossypium raimondii isolate GPD5lz chromosome 9, ASM2569854v1, whole genome shotgun sequence genome, one interval contains:
- the LOC105799436 gene encoding pentatricopeptide repeat-containing protein At4g38150: MSSMAMAKVRICRCLFSSKHSSSLSFFIRKAYFFSLRTFLNNSNPHISSSFYLPTATHSRFTVLSSPFSSSPRTPNHTKINTKVNFSPPDSDSEDEQEQKNDSKQEFDKSKFPPPYDPFNKKPVIEEVQDPKNLQQVFHNMRGDGLINNAVKMFDALSKDGLTHEALELFSEFKDKGQMPDVVAHTAVIEAYANAGQSKEALKSYMRMLASGVAPNAYTYTVLIKALAAADAKHLVDAKKYLMEMIGKGMRPNAPTYTAVFEAFARVEKMEEAKEFLGQMKEKGFVADEKDVRAVLSNKRGPVFRSVMSVLFDK; this comes from the coding sequence ATGTCATCCATGGCCATGGCTAAGGTAAGAATATGTCGTTGCCTTTTTTCATCTAAACATTCATCATCCCTGTCTTTCTTCATTAGAAAAGCCTATTTCTTCTCACTTCGAACGTTTCTCAACAACTCAAACCCCCATATTTCCTCTTCATTTTATCTGCCCACTGCAACCCATAGTAGATTTACAGTACTCTCATCCCCCTTCTCTTCCTCTCCCCGCACCCCAAACCATACCAAAATTAACACCAAGGTCAACTTTTCTCCCCCTGACTCAGACTCTGAAGAtgaacaagaacaaaaaaacgATTCCAAACAAGAATTTGACAAATCCAAATTCCCTCCTCCTTACGACCCCTTTAACAAGAAACCGGTTATCGAAGAAGTGCAAGACCCCAAAAACCTGCAACAAGTGTTCCACAATATGAGAGGAGACGGCCTCATCAACAATGCTGTTAAGATGTTCGATGCATTGTCAAAAGACGGACTGACCCATGAAGCATTGGAACTTTTTTCAGAGTTTAAAGATAAGGGCCAGATGCCGGACGTTGTTGCTCATACAGCAGTTATTGAAGCTTATGCCAACGCGGGTCAGAGTAAAGAAGCTCTCAAAAGTTATATGCGGATGTTGGCATCTGGGGTTGCACCCAATGCTTACACTTATACTGTTCTCATCAAAGCTCTTGCCGCTGCTGATGCTAAGCATCTTGTGGATGCAAAAAAGTATTTGATGGAGATGATAGGGAAAGGGATGAGGCCTAATGCACCTACTTACACGGCGGTTTTTGAGGCGTTTGCGAGGGTGGAGAAGATGGAGGAGGCCAAGGAGTTTTTGGGGCAGATGAAGGAGAAGGGATTTGTGGCTGATGAGAAGGATGTGAGAGCGGTTCTTAGTAATAAGAGAGGGCCAGTATTTCGAAGCGTTATGAGTGTTCTGTTTGATAAATGA
- the LOC105799437 gene encoding FHA domain-containing protein PS1 isoform X1, which produces MGEEKEMKIPVFTVVKNGAILKNIFVINKSRYMEDGEESEIPEEVLIVGRHPDCNIMLTHPSISRFHLQIHSRPTSLKLSVLDLSSVHGTWVSGKKIDPGVAVELNEGDTIKLGGSTRVYKLHWIPMSRAYDMENPYVSAMDVPMEEEKEKVGVNTLSPKSEGAEEKDSLLVENKEEETSQSSVPGEEEELLSMDCILEGLAFLFGDGSSGVLVKKEIPSAPPMPENMNSSIYDDDDDDDDDDDDDVEKTRREISELSGELSLDVESQYQKLGENSKTIFPKAVTKAISVSEGENSDRYSDTENMHPSVVKQVENRRSIQESQLHLIEPTLEEEDILLNNVMECDEESQIPKPLSALKPTEERNLNGKVEEPEDYESENKSFCSASLLRELVNSPLPTAPALLSSEYENLDSSPLRLETKSNLQSIWSRRGKPASVLQIQTGRSAGKAGAENKPNPKSLFVSSDEKEIFTPDKENFTPNSLSMKALKRKGKLEEDMMIASDKENQTPRLIKEQKSTRKASRNQQDIMIKGITERAPFQSLMADSAGKSTASNSKKIEKRIACPSLNKSSGEPRRTWTLIADTTSLLDKESRKSLKLLQGLKGTRLIIPGMVIRELDYLKRRGSLFRRTTEASSVLEWIEECMVKTKWWIHVQSTMEEGGPIAPTPPATPHSHFSEGSMGNSFGPFSARGILMKIATPTAEDHILDYALLCRKMKSDDGQLVVLSNDVTLKIKAMAEGLMCETVQEFRESVVNPFSERFMWADSSPRGHTWSVMDDVVLRDKYNRCPLKKPSKGGDIKGLKLILLHNSHYAHLNSVR; this is translated from the exons ATGGGTGAggaaaaagagatgaaaattcCGGTGTTTACAGTGGTAAAGAATGGAGCAATTCTTAAGAACATTTTTGTCATCAACAAATCACGATATATGGAAGATGGTGAAGAATCAGAAATCCCCGAGGAAGTTTTGATAGTGGGAAGACACCCAGATTGCAACATCATGTTAACTCATCCAAGTATTAGCAGATTTCACCTCCAAATTCACTCCAGACCCACTTCCCTCAAACTCTCTGTCCTCGACCTTTCTTCTG TTCACGGGACCTGGGTTTCAGGGAAGAAGATTGACCCAGGAGTTGCGGTGGAACTGAATGAAGGTGATACTATAAAACTTGGTGGCTCGACTAGGGTTTATAAACTGCATTGGATTCCTATGAGTCGTGCCTATGATATGGAAAACCCCTACGTATCTGCAATGGATGTGCCCAtggaagaagagaaagagaaggtG GGGGTGAATACGTTATCACCCAAAAGTGAAGGTGCTGAGGAGAAAGATTCATTGCTGGtggaaaacaaagaagaagaaacatcTCAG AGTTCAGTGCCAGGTGAAGAGGAAGAGCTTCTCTCAATGGATTGCATTTTGGAGGGTTTAGCTTTTTTATTTGGTGATGGAAGTTCAGGAGTGCTTGTGAAGAAAGAGATTCCATCAGCACCCCCGATGCCTGAAAATATGAATTCTTCGATCTACGATGACGACGATGACGATGACgatgacgatgatgatgatgttgagaAGACAAGGAGGGAAATTTCTGAGCTTTCAGGGGAATTGAGTTTGGATGTTGAGTCCCAATATCAGAAGTTGGGAGAAAATAGCAAGACCATCTTTCCAAAGGCTGTCACAAAAGCAATCTCTGTCTCTGAAGGAGAGAATTCAGATAGATACTCAGACACTGAGAACATGCATCCTTCAGTtgtaaaacaagttgaaaacaGAAGATCGATACAAGAAAGCCAACTTCACCTGATAGAACCAACTTTGGAAGAGGAGGATATATTGTTGAATAATGTAATGGAGTGTGATGAAGAAAGCCAGATTCCCAAGCCGCTTTCTGCTTTGAAACCAACGGAGGAAAGGAACCTGAATGGAAAGGTTGAGGAACCTGAAGACTATGAGAgcgaaaataaaagtttttgttCTGCTTCTCTCTTGAGGGAATTAGTCAACTCACCTTTGCCTACTGCTCCTGCACTGCTGTCGtctgaatatgaaaatttagaCAGCTCTCCCCTGAGGTTAGAAACGAAATCCAACTTGCAAAGTATTTGGTCCAGAAGAGGTAAACCTGCTTCTGTTCTTCAGATTCAAACTGGGAGGAGCGCTGGAAAAGCTGGTGCTGAAAATAAACCCAACCCCAAATCTCTTTTTGTTAGCTcagatgaaaaagaaatttttaccCCCGACAAGGAGAATTTCACCCCAAATAGTCTTTCGATGAAAGCCTTGAAAAGAAAGGGCAAGCTGGAAGAGGACATGATGATAGCCTCAGACAAAGAAAACCAGACACCCAGACTTATAAAAGAGCAGAAATCAACAAGGAAGGCCTCTCGAAATCAACAAGATATAATGATAAAGGGAATAACAGAAAGGGCGCCATTCCAATCTTTGATGGCGGACTCTGCTGGCAAGTCTACTGCTTCCAATTCCAAGAAAATAGAGAAGAGGATTGCTTGTCCATCTTTG AACAAATCTTCTGGAGAGCCAAGGAGGACTTGGACCCTGATAGCAGACACCACTTCTTTGCTGGATAAGGAATCAAGGAAGTCTTTAAAGCTCTTACAAGGTCTCAAAGGGACTCGACTGATCATTCCAGGAATGG TCATAAGGGAATTAGATTATTTGAAGCGACGTGGTAGTCTATTCAGAAGAACAACAGAAGCCTCATCCGTCTTGGAATGGATTGAAGAGTGCATGGTGAAAACGAAATGGTGGATCCATGTCCAAAGCACTATGGAGGAAGGAGGGCCAATAGCACCAACACCACCCGCCACTCCCCACTCTCATTTCAGTGAAGGCAGTATGGGGAATTCGTTTGGACCATTTTCAGCTCGGGGAATTCTGATGAAAATTGCTACACCCACAGCCGAAGATCATATCCTTGATTATGCCCTACTGTGTAGGAAGATGAAGAGTGATGATGGACAGTTGGTGGTGCTGAGTAATGATGTTACTCTAAAGATCAAGGCCATGGCAGAG GGTTTGATGTGTGAGACAGTGCAAGAATTCCGGGAGAGTGTGGTGAACCCCTTCTCAGAGCGGTTCATGTGGGCAGACAGCTCTCCTAGAGGACACACCTGGTCAGTGATGGATGATGTAGTTTTGAGGGACAAATACAACCGTTGTCCCCTAAAGAAGCCATCCAAGGGAGGAGATATCAAGGGTTTGAAACTCATTCTGCTTCATAATTCCCACTATGCCCACCTCAATTCAGTCCGCTAA
- the LOC105799437 gene encoding FHA domain-containing protein PS1 isoform X2 — MGEEKEMKIPVFTVVKNGAILKNIFVINKSRYMEDGEESEIPEEVLIVGRHPDCNIMLTHPSISRFHLQIHSRPTSLKLSVLDLSSVHGTWVSGKKIDPGVAVELNEGDTIKLGGSTRVYKLHWIPMSRAYDMENPYVSAMDVPMEEEKEKGVNTLSPKSEGAEEKDSLLVENKEEETSQSSVPGEEEELLSMDCILEGLAFLFGDGSSGVLVKKEIPSAPPMPENMNSSIYDDDDDDDDDDDDDVEKTRREISELSGELSLDVESQYQKLGENSKTIFPKAVTKAISVSEGENSDRYSDTENMHPSVVKQVENRRSIQESQLHLIEPTLEEEDILLNNVMECDEESQIPKPLSALKPTEERNLNGKVEEPEDYESENKSFCSASLLRELVNSPLPTAPALLSSEYENLDSSPLRLETKSNLQSIWSRRGKPASVLQIQTGRSAGKAGAENKPNPKSLFVSSDEKEIFTPDKENFTPNSLSMKALKRKGKLEEDMMIASDKENQTPRLIKEQKSTRKASRNQQDIMIKGITERAPFQSLMADSAGKSTASNSKKIEKRIACPSLNKSSGEPRRTWTLIADTTSLLDKESRKSLKLLQGLKGTRLIIPGMVIRELDYLKRRGSLFRRTTEASSVLEWIEECMVKTKWWIHVQSTMEEGGPIAPTPPATPHSHFSEGSMGNSFGPFSARGILMKIATPTAEDHILDYALLCRKMKSDDGQLVVLSNDVTLKIKAMAEGLMCETVQEFRESVVNPFSERFMWADSSPRGHTWSVMDDVVLRDKYNRCPLKKPSKGGDIKGLKLILLHNSHYAHLNSVR; from the exons ATGGGTGAggaaaaagagatgaaaattcCGGTGTTTACAGTGGTAAAGAATGGAGCAATTCTTAAGAACATTTTTGTCATCAACAAATCACGATATATGGAAGATGGTGAAGAATCAGAAATCCCCGAGGAAGTTTTGATAGTGGGAAGACACCCAGATTGCAACATCATGTTAACTCATCCAAGTATTAGCAGATTTCACCTCCAAATTCACTCCAGACCCACTTCCCTCAAACTCTCTGTCCTCGACCTTTCTTCTG TTCACGGGACCTGGGTTTCAGGGAAGAAGATTGACCCAGGAGTTGCGGTGGAACTGAATGAAGGTGATACTATAAAACTTGGTGGCTCGACTAGGGTTTATAAACTGCATTGGATTCCTATGAGTCGTGCCTATGATATGGAAAACCCCTACGTATCTGCAATGGATGTGCCCAtggaagaagagaaagagaag GGGGTGAATACGTTATCACCCAAAAGTGAAGGTGCTGAGGAGAAAGATTCATTGCTGGtggaaaacaaagaagaagaaacatcTCAG AGTTCAGTGCCAGGTGAAGAGGAAGAGCTTCTCTCAATGGATTGCATTTTGGAGGGTTTAGCTTTTTTATTTGGTGATGGAAGTTCAGGAGTGCTTGTGAAGAAAGAGATTCCATCAGCACCCCCGATGCCTGAAAATATGAATTCTTCGATCTACGATGACGACGATGACGATGACgatgacgatgatgatgatgttgagaAGACAAGGAGGGAAATTTCTGAGCTTTCAGGGGAATTGAGTTTGGATGTTGAGTCCCAATATCAGAAGTTGGGAGAAAATAGCAAGACCATCTTTCCAAAGGCTGTCACAAAAGCAATCTCTGTCTCTGAAGGAGAGAATTCAGATAGATACTCAGACACTGAGAACATGCATCCTTCAGTtgtaaaacaagttgaaaacaGAAGATCGATACAAGAAAGCCAACTTCACCTGATAGAACCAACTTTGGAAGAGGAGGATATATTGTTGAATAATGTAATGGAGTGTGATGAAGAAAGCCAGATTCCCAAGCCGCTTTCTGCTTTGAAACCAACGGAGGAAAGGAACCTGAATGGAAAGGTTGAGGAACCTGAAGACTATGAGAgcgaaaataaaagtttttgttCTGCTTCTCTCTTGAGGGAATTAGTCAACTCACCTTTGCCTACTGCTCCTGCACTGCTGTCGtctgaatatgaaaatttagaCAGCTCTCCCCTGAGGTTAGAAACGAAATCCAACTTGCAAAGTATTTGGTCCAGAAGAGGTAAACCTGCTTCTGTTCTTCAGATTCAAACTGGGAGGAGCGCTGGAAAAGCTGGTGCTGAAAATAAACCCAACCCCAAATCTCTTTTTGTTAGCTcagatgaaaaagaaatttttaccCCCGACAAGGAGAATTTCACCCCAAATAGTCTTTCGATGAAAGCCTTGAAAAGAAAGGGCAAGCTGGAAGAGGACATGATGATAGCCTCAGACAAAGAAAACCAGACACCCAGACTTATAAAAGAGCAGAAATCAACAAGGAAGGCCTCTCGAAATCAACAAGATATAATGATAAAGGGAATAACAGAAAGGGCGCCATTCCAATCTTTGATGGCGGACTCTGCTGGCAAGTCTACTGCTTCCAATTCCAAGAAAATAGAGAAGAGGATTGCTTGTCCATCTTTG AACAAATCTTCTGGAGAGCCAAGGAGGACTTGGACCCTGATAGCAGACACCACTTCTTTGCTGGATAAGGAATCAAGGAAGTCTTTAAAGCTCTTACAAGGTCTCAAAGGGACTCGACTGATCATTCCAGGAATGG TCATAAGGGAATTAGATTATTTGAAGCGACGTGGTAGTCTATTCAGAAGAACAACAGAAGCCTCATCCGTCTTGGAATGGATTGAAGAGTGCATGGTGAAAACGAAATGGTGGATCCATGTCCAAAGCACTATGGAGGAAGGAGGGCCAATAGCACCAACACCACCCGCCACTCCCCACTCTCATTTCAGTGAAGGCAGTATGGGGAATTCGTTTGGACCATTTTCAGCTCGGGGAATTCTGATGAAAATTGCTACACCCACAGCCGAAGATCATATCCTTGATTATGCCCTACTGTGTAGGAAGATGAAGAGTGATGATGGACAGTTGGTGGTGCTGAGTAATGATGTTACTCTAAAGATCAAGGCCATGGCAGAG GGTTTGATGTGTGAGACAGTGCAAGAATTCCGGGAGAGTGTGGTGAACCCCTTCTCAGAGCGGTTCATGTGGGCAGACAGCTCTCCTAGAGGACACACCTGGTCAGTGATGGATGATGTAGTTTTGAGGGACAAATACAACCGTTGTCCCCTAAAGAAGCCATCCAAGGGAGGAGATATCAAGGGTTTGAAACTCATTCTGCTTCATAATTCCCACTATGCCCACCTCAATTCAGTCCGCTAA